Genomic segment of Paenibacillus macerans:
TTTCGGAATCGGTAAAACGACTTCCCAGAAAATCCTGAAAGAAACAGGCATCAATCCGGACACTCGTGTTCGTGATTTGACGGAAGATGAGGTTAGCAAACTACGCGAAACGATCGACAAAACGGTCAAGGTGGAAGGCGACCTGCGTCGTGAAATTTCCTTAAATATTAAACGTTTGATCGAAATCGGCTGCTACCGCGGTGTGCGTCACCGTCGCGGCTTGCCGGTTCGCGGACAACGTACGAAAACGAATGCCCGTACTCGCAAGGGTCCTCGTCGTACGGTAGCGAACAAGAAGAAATAAGAAGGGGGGATAACAGACAATGGCTAAACCAAAAAAAGTCGTACGCACGAAACGTCGTGACCGGAAAAATATCGAATCTGGTGTGGCACATATCCGCTCCACCTTCAACAATACGATCGTTACCATTACGGATCCGCACGGCAACGCGATCTCTTGGGCAAGCTCCGGTAATCTCGGTTTCAAAGGCTCCCGTAAGTCGACGCCGTTTGCCGCGCAAATGGCCGCGGAATCGGCTGCAAAAGCGGCTATGGAGCATGGCATGAAGACTGTTGAAGTTATGGTCAAAGGTCCTGGCGCCGGCCGTGAAGCCGCTATCCGCTCGCTGCAAGCGGC
This window contains:
- the rpsK gene encoding 30S ribosomal protein S11: MAKPKKVVRTKRRDRKNIESGVAHIRSTFNNTIVTITDPHGNAISWASSGNLGFKGSRKSTPFAAQMAAESAAKAAMEHGMKTVEVMVKGPGAGREAAIRSLQAAGLEVNMIKDVTPIPHNGCRPPKRRRV
- the rpsM gene encoding 30S ribosomal protein S13 codes for the protein MARIAGVDLPRDKRVEIALTYIFGIGKTTSQKILKETGINPDTRVRDLTEDEVSKLRETIDKTVKVEGDLRREISLNIKRLIEIGCYRGVRHRRGLPVRGQRTKTNARTRKGPRRTVANKKK